TGTCCATTGGGTTGGATGCCCACCTTAAAGGGTCCGGTTGGGTCGGACTCGCTCCAGGCAGTGGTGTGTCGCGGGGCGCGGCCCGAATCCAGGTAAAACGCCCGGCCCAGTTCCGTCGTGTCGTCGAGTTTGATCCGATCCGCCATCGGTGGGTTCTCATGGGGGTGAACCCAGGCGCTTCCATCCTTTCTTAGCAGCTGAAACCCGTAACCCCAGCCTTCGGAGGTCTTGCGAAGGTCGGTCCAATCCTGGTGAGCTGATATTTCCGACGGCACTTCGTGCGACAGACCTTGGTATTCACGGACCGCTCCGAGCTTGGCTTTCTGCCAAACCCACAACGTCCCATTGGACGCAAGAAGCAGGACCCCCGATCGATACGGGACGGCCTGCTTCCAATCGCGGTCCTTCCCAAAGCGGACCATTCGAACAGGGGCACTCGGGTGGGGTTGCGTGGATCGGGCTGAAGTATGCTGCAGTTGCGGCTCCGCGGATACCCAGAGCGAACCATCCTTTTGGATCCCCACCACGTCGAGAGCGGCATGCACGACCTGGGCCCAGTTACTGCCCCCGACGGGGAGAATCGGCTGGGTCAGCGATCCCACCACGTAGTGCCCGAAGTAACGATCCCATAGCTTTGGAAGGGGCGTCTCGTGATTGGCGCTCCAGCTGCGGCCATCAGCCGCAGTGAACGTCAGAGCGCGCCACTGAGCGTCGATTTGAATGTTCTCCTCGATCTTGAATTGTGCCGTTCCGTGCGGGTTCTCGAGCGGGGTTATTCGTTCCCAGGCTCGATGATAGATCAAGGAACTCAGCGCGATGGAGCCGACCAAGGCGACCCCCAGGGTAAGGCCGTTCCTCTTCCAGAGTTCCGGTCCGACCTCCACGCGATAAGAATTGCGCACACTGCGCCACCACATCGATGCCACCAGGGTGCTCACGATCAGGATGACTGCCAGCGGGCTGCGAATGGCGTCTAGCATCCAGGGAGCAGGCTGGTATGCCAACGCCAAGCTCATCGCCAACGCCATCAACAGGCAGAAGGCGGTGGTTGATACGGCATGCATGACCGATCGGCTCATGGATGACGCGAAAACGGAAAGCGTCAGAAGTCCCAAAGAAACCAAGGCCAACTCCACCAACGGCTCGGGATGGAACGGAAGGGACTGAACACCTTGGGCAAAGAGGAGTGCCCAACGGGAGAAACCTCCCTCGCTTTCCAATTGTGCCCTCTCTTGAATCAAGCTCATTGGGTCGAAGCGTGACTCGGAGAAGAGTTGGTTCCGCTCCAGGGCGATCGGAAGAATGCTGCCTGCCAGGAGGGTGATGACCACCATCACGATAACCTTGATCGCGACTTGAGTGGATCGGGGGTAGGGCAGGGTGAGCTGGCTTTCCCAAGTGCCGAGGCGACGCTCCTCGGAAATCATGTGGCACCCCATTAGGACCGGGAGCACCAGCCAGCTCACCCAGTAGTAGGTACAGGCCAGCTCCGCGGTGGCATTGCGGCTGAGATCGATCGAGGACCGCAGAGCGATTACTGCGAGATGTGCCACCAGGTTCCATGGGATGAAGGTTAGGAATCCGCGGTGCATCCGCAGCTCCTTGCACCAGAGTGTCATCCCAGGGCGTCGATGGCAAAATTCAGCGAACCACGCTGGGAGTCTGGGGCCAGGTTTGCTAGCATCGATCATCGTGATCACCTCCAGGGGCGATCCTCGGTGCTCCAGCCGCAGAAAGAGCCGGAAGGCTGACGACAGACATGCAACCACATAGACGGCGAGCAGGGCGGTTACATACGCCTCCGAATTGGTGACCCGGCCCTCCAGAAAACTTTCACTGAACATGATTGGGACGGTGGGCCCTAACGCTGCAATCCAGAAGGCGGTGATGGTGGATCGGGTGATCAGGATCGCCCAAAGCCCGCCGGAAAGTAACGCTGCTGCCAGTAGCGGAGTCCTGACCTGCAGCGCTGCCAGCTCGGCTGGGGTGTGGTTTACGGTGAAGTGAAATTGGAAAACCTGCCACCAGCCCCACCACAGCAGCATGGTGAAACACGCCAGGAGCAAAGCCTTGAGTCCCCAGACCCGCGCTCGAGAGATGGGCTGGCTGAGGAACTGGCCAATCATGTTCGGAGAGATTTCGCGTCCGAATGCGCCTATGACCATCAGGATGGCGAGAATGGGGCAGACCATCATCAAGGGAATGCCAACCAACCCAAAACTCACTCCTTGGCCAAACTGCCGCGGTACCAGCTTAACGAGGAGAAGCAGGACGACGATGAGCACCACGTTGGGCAGCAGCATCCTGACTTCCTTGCGGATCCATGGGCTCATGCGTGGGCCTTCCTCAGGTTTTGGGACGCGACGAAGATTTCTTCCAGCGTCAGGGATTCACTGCGGAGTTCCTCGGTTTTCATGGACTTCAGCTGAGCCATCAATCGATCAGGATTCCGGTTGGTTAAGATCTGCGCCTCTCGTCCGTTCTGGGTTATCTGCAGCACCTCGCTGAGCTGCAAGGTTTCGGGAACTTCCTGGAACCGAACGCTGATTCGTCGGAACTGCTCGCGCGCGGCGTCGGCTTCCATGCTGAGAAGTTCCTTGCCCTGATCGATAATCGTGAATTCATCGATCAAGCCTTCGAATTCGGAAATGAGGTGAGTCGACACAAATACCGTCCGGTTCTCTGGATCGCCGGATTGATAGGCTCCGATAACCGTTTGAATGAATTCGCGTCGCACGATGGGATCCAAACCGGAGGTGGGCTCATCAAGGACTAACAGCTCGGGTTCGGGAGCGATGGCGGTGATGAGGGCCAGCTGGGTGCGCTGCCCTTTCGACATCGAATTCGCTTTCTGCTTCTCCGTGAGGCCGAATCGTTGGAGTAGATCGGCCTCGATGTCTCGATTCCAATGACTGCGAAACGACGCATAGTAGTCGAGCGTTTCTCGCACCGACATCCACGGGTAAAAGGCGACTGCATCGGGGACATAGGACAATCGGGACTTCACCCCGACCTCGTCGCGCTGGGGATCCAACCCGAAGACCCTTACGCTGCCGCCGAGAGGCCGGAGCAGATTGAGCAGGCATTTGATGGTGGTGGTTTTGCCGGCTCCATTCCGGCCAAAAAATCCATAGCAGCGCCCTGGTTGGACGCGCAGGTTTAGCCCGCACACGGCATCCTGTTTGCCGTAGCGTTGAGTCAGATCCTTGATTTCGATGGCGGGTGGCGAGGTGCTCATACGTTGCGTTTCGTTGCCGGTTTGGGGGATGGCTGTTCCTCGGTGGGAAGTGCTTTGTCACGAAAGTATTCCAGCCGCTCGGCCACCAGCTTCAGGAACTGTTCTTCGGTGACCTGGAGGTGATGAGCGGTGACGACCGCCTCGTCGATTTCCTTGATCAGCAGCTTGTCGCGGACGTTCTTGGTGAATGGGCTATTGCCGGATTTCAGGAAGCACCCACGGCCGGGAATGTTCTCCACGATGCCCTGGGCCTCCAGTTCGGTGTAGGCTTTGGCTATGGTGTTGCGGTTGATCCTCAGTTCCTCCGAAAGCGGTCGGATCCCAGGAAGGGCTTCCCCCGGTCGCAGTTTGCCGGAGGCCGCCGCATACCGGATCTGGTCCACCAACTGAAGGTAGACCGGCTTACCCGTGGAGAAATCGATCTGGATATACATACTGTCTACTGTCATACACCACTATGACACCTGGGTTGGGTTGTCAAGGGGGAGTTTCTTGGGCGGCTCGTCATTGTAATCGGTCTCGGGTGGCGGGTGGTGGGCAGTGGGCAGTGGGCAGTGGGCAGTGGGGGTCAGTTGTCAGTTGTCAGTGGTCAGTGGTCAGTGGTCAGTGGTCAGTGGTCAGTGGTCAGAACTCCTCACTCCTCCCTCATCCCTCGCTCCCCGCTACTTCCCAATACAGAACTGACTGAAAATCGAATCGAGCAAATCCTCGGTGGTGGTTTTTCCGACGATTTCGCCGACGGCATTGGTCGCGATGTGCAACTCCATGGCTACCACCTCTAACGTCAGGTGGCCCGCCAATGACTCCGCCGCCGCTTGAGTCGCTTGCCGCGCGCGACGCAGCGCCTCCTGATGGCGTGCGTTGATCGTGACCTGCAGCATTTCCGAGCTCAGTTCTCCGCTCCACGACAGATCCTTAATAGTGTCGCGGAGTTGCTCGAGGCCGGCCCCCGTGCAACAACTCGTCTCAACCACCCGATGCGGATGCGAGGGCAGGGTGAGCTGCGATGGAAGATCCGACTTGTTGCAGATCACGATCACTTTGCGTTTGGCCAGCGCCTGGAGCTGCTGCGCGTCCTCGGGATGCAACGGCTCCGAGCGATCGAATACCTGCAGGATGAGTTCGGCGGCGGACAGACTTTCACGGCTTCGTCGGATTCCCTCCTGCTCCACCAGATCCTCTGATTCGCGCAGCCCGGCGGTGTCGATAAAGACGACGGGGATCCCGCGGACGTTGGCGGTTTCCTCGATGGTATCGCGCGTCGTTCCTGCGATGGGGGATACGATCGCGCGATTACGTCCGAGCAGCTCGTTCAGCAGGCTCGACTTGCCCGAGTTGGGGCGTCCGACGATGGCCGCCCGGATGCCGCGCCGCAGGAGCTGACCTTCGTTGGCGGTGCGCAGCAGCCTGTCCATGAATTCCACCGCCTCTTGCAGACGCTGAAGCAGTTGGGTGTGAGTGTCGGGCGCGATGTCCTCGTCCGGAAAGTCGATATGAGCTTCGACATGAGCCAAGGTTTTCATCAGCGCATCGCGAAGAGTGTTGATGCGCTGGGAGAGTTTACCTTCGAGTTGCTCGTTGGCGGCGCTGAGCGCCAGCTCCGTGCGCGCGTGAATGATGTCCGCGACGGCTTCGGCTTGCGCGAGGTCGATCCGCCCGTTGAGAAACGCGCGACGGGTGAATTCGCCCGGCTCCGCAGGCCGTGCCCCGGACGCCAGGATCGCCTGAAGCACTTGTTGGGTCGCCACGATCCCGCCATGGCACGACATCTCCACGACATCCTCTCGAGTGAAGGTCCGAGGCGCGCGGAACACGGTCAGGAGAACTTCGTCGATGGGCTTCCCGCGCCAGCAGGCATGCCCGTAATGGACGGTGTGGGACGCTGCCTCAGACGGTTTCCAATCGGGCTTGCGGACGGCGACAAAACACTGGCTGGCTACCTCGAATGCGGTTGGCCCGGAGATACGAATGACCGCAAGTCCGCCTTCACCCAGCGGTGTGGCGATAGCGGCAATGGTGTCGGTCAGCATGGCGCGGATCCAGGTGGTTTCGGGTGAGGGCCTTGAGTCACACGTGACGACAGTTGCCCGGCTGATTCTCTGCGTCCTGCCCTTGCAGGTGCATGCGGGCTTTTTGGTAGCTCTTTTTGTG
The DNA window shown above is from Verrucomicrobiales bacterium and carries:
- the mnmE gene encoding tRNA uridine-5-carboxymethylaminomethyl(34) synthesis GTPase MnmE, translating into MLTDTIAAIATPLGEGGLAVIRISGPTAFEVASQCFVAVRKPDWKPSEAASHTVHYGHACWRGKPIDEVLLTVFRAPRTFTREDVVEMSCHGGIVATQQVLQAILASGARPAEPGEFTRRAFLNGRIDLAQAEAVADIIHARTELALSAANEQLEGKLSQRINTLRDALMKTLAHVEAHIDFPDEDIAPDTHTQLLQRLQEAVEFMDRLLRTANEGQLLRRGIRAAIVGRPNSGKSSLLNELLGRNRAIVSPIAGTTRDTIEETANVRGIPVVFIDTAGLRESEDLVEQEGIRRSRESLSAAELILQVFDRSEPLHPEDAQQLQALAKRKVIVICNKSDLPSQLTLPSHPHRVVETSCCTGAGLEQLRDTIKDLSWSGELSSEMLQVTINARHQEALRRARQATQAAAESLAGHLTLEVVAMELHIATNAVGEIVGKTTTEDLLDSIFSQFCIGK
- a CDS encoding ABC transporter permease subunit, with protein sequence MSPWIRKEVRMLLPNVVLIVVLLLLVKLVPRQFGQGVSFGLVGIPLMMVCPILAILMVIGAFGREISPNMIGQFLSQPISRARVWGLKALLLACFTMLLWWGWWQVFQFHFTVNHTPAELAALQVRTPLLAAALLSGGLWAILITRSTITAFWIAALGPTVPIMFSESFLEGRVTNSEAYVTALLAVYVVACLSSAFRLFLRLEHRGSPLEVITMIDASKPGPRLPAWFAEFCHRRPGMTLWCKELRMHRGFLTFIPWNLVAHLAVIALRSSIDLSRNATAELACTYYWVSWLVLPVLMGCHMISEERRLGTWESQLTLPYPRSTQVAIKVIVMVVITLLAGSILPIALERNQLFSESRFDPMSLIQERAQLESEGGFSRWALLFAQGVQSLPFHPEPLVELALVSLGLLTLSVFASSMSRSVMHAVSTTAFCLLMALAMSLALAYQPAPWMLDAIRSPLAVILIVSTLVASMWWRSVRNSYRVEVGPELWKRNGLTLGVALVGSIALSSLIYHRAWERITPLENPHGTAQFKIEENIQIDAQWRALTFTAADGRSWSANHETPLPKLWDRYFGHYVVGSLTQPILPVGGSNWAQVVHAALDVVGIQKDGSLWVSAEPQLQHTSARSTQPHPSAPVRMVRFGKDRDWKQAVPYRSGVLLLASNGTLWVWQKAKLGAVREYQGLSHEVPSEISAHQDWTDLRKTSEGWGYGFQLLRKDGSAWVHPHENPPMADRIKLDDTTELGRAFYLDSGRAPRHTTAWSESDPTGPFKVGIQPNGQLEIVAAWQSSHNGRRWSYKPANIPIDGETKSHWIDVASGGDRGTLISLRADGTLWKWRFPKSPVEAPESAKAKQVGIHSDWVALASVGREILTLAGDGSLWAWRFESPFGTGDQGLLAPSSRPRLLGNILAGSR
- a CDS encoding ABC transporter ATP-binding protein is translated as MSTSPPAIEIKDLTQRYGKQDAVCGLNLRVQPGRCYGFFGRNGAGKTTTIKCLLNLLRPLGGSVRVFGLDPQRDEVGVKSRLSYVPDAVAFYPWMSVRETLDYYASFRSHWNRDIEADLLQRFGLTEKQKANSMSKGQRTQLALITAIAPEPELLVLDEPTSGLDPIVRREFIQTVIGAYQSGDPENRTVFVSTHLISEFEGLIDEFTIIDQGKELLSMEADAAREQFRRISVRFQEVPETLQLSEVLQITQNGREAQILTNRNPDRLMAQLKSMKTEELRSESLTLEEIFVASQNLRKAHA
- a CDS encoding GntR family transcriptional regulator — protein: MYIQIDFSTGKPVYLQLVDQIRYAAASGKLRPGEALPGIRPLSEELRINRNTIAKAYTELEAQGIVENIPGRGCFLKSGNSPFTKNVRDKLLIKEIDEAVVTAHHLQVTEEQFLKLVAERLEYFRDKALPTEEQPSPKPATKRNV